GTGGTTTcatcaaatatatatataatttctttattgAGCTTTAAAATTAAGAGATGAGTAATAGTATGCCTTTGGAATAATTAagttttggtgttggtttttttttccccttgaggATAAGTCTTTCCAGGTTCTCGGTTTGCGCAGGATCTTGTATTTCACAGTCCTAGGGTTTGCTGTTTTAATCGTATAGACGCAAACCCATGATATTTTACTGCACTGAGAAGTTTTTGTTATTTACAGTTggataaataattttaaacccAGAAATCTATCAAATGAAAAGACATATATTGGGTGCTGTCATAAACAGGTGCAGTTCcttagtttttcctttcttgttatTTCTCAAGCTGTCTCAATTGTCTCTGATTCAGACAGTTCCCCGGAGAACCTGCAGAGTGGTGGGTTTGAGTACACCGTTTGCTTTCTGCCTCCCCTCGTGCTGAATTTTGAGCTCCCACCAGACTACCCGTCAACCTCCCCACCGGCGTTCACCCTCAGTGGGAAATGGCTCTCCCAGGCCCAGGTTTGCacaatggttttaaaattttaacagagCTTTTGTGTTCATGAGCAAGTTCATAATTAACAGTGCTCTGGGGGATGTTAATATAGtagatgaaaggaaaattaagacaCATTTACAATTACTCTTTTAGTTggctcttcttttctttcctacccGTTTGTGTTTGGTCACCATTCTGAGGAATGACAGTTTGCATCTGTGAGCATTATTTTATGTGTATTCTCTGTATATATTAAACCCTCCAGAATCTGAAATCTTAAGTGTGCACCAAGGCTGGctgtgggaggggaggaagatgGTAACAAGTTGTCAGAACTTACTGAAAtctggaatgtttttttcttccctagcTCAGTGCTCTTTGCAAACACTTGGACAATGTATGGGAAGAGAACCGAGGCTGTGTGGTCTTATTTGCCTGGATGCagtttctgaaggaagaaacaCTGAATTACCTGAATATTTCCTCCCCATACGAGCTAAAACTGTGCTGTCCAGGGAGCGGGCAGAGCAGGACACCTTTGGTCCCTCTTGACAGCGAGGATAGTGGTGGTGCAGCAGGCTGTGCCGCAGCCAAAGAAGAAGTCATTGATGCAAGAGCTGTACAGGATGTGGAATCATTGTCGAGTCTGATTAGGGAAATCTTGGACTTTGATCAGGCTCAGAGGAGGAAGTGCTTTAACAGTAAGATGTACTTGTGCAATAtctgcttctgtgagaagctgggTAGTGAGTGTATGTACTTCATCGAGTGCAGCCACGTGTACTGCAAAGCCTGCCTGAAGGACTACTTTGAAATACAGATCAGGGATGGTCAGGTCCGCTGCCTCAACTGCCCGGAACCGAAGTGTTCTTCTGTTGCTACTCCTGGCCAGGTAATAGAAGTGTGCAAGCAAGGGTGGTGGCATTCTGCTAACTTGCCAATAATTACAGAAGACAAAGTGTGGCTTTTCATGGTGAGCATTGTGAATGAATATCCCCAGggaaatttttttcatgctctGAGCCACACAGAGGCATCGGACTTAAAACCAGATCACTTTTGCCTGCTTTATTAGTACTGGCATTGGTCAGAGGTCTGAATTAGTGTCCCATTGCATTCAACACTGCATGCTTTTCGTGTGATTAATTgttattaaaatagcatttataGGAGTATTTTCATGACCCACGGGAGACTATAAAGTGGATTCATACCAGCTGTAGGTACTTTTTCATTGACTTGCTGGTTTTTGCTGAAGCTTGCCGGCTCAGAATTTCAGATGCACACAATCTGTCTTTGATCTTTGCTTAGGTGAAAGAGCTGGTTGGAGAGCAGCTGTTTGCACGCTATGACCGCCTGCTTCTGCAGTCCAGCCTGGACCTGATGGCGGATGTAGTGTACTGCCCCCGCCCGGGCTGCCAGACACCGGTCATGCAGGAACCGGGCTGCACCATGGGCATGTGTTCCTGTTGCAACTATGCTTTTTGTACCCTCTGCAGGATGACTTACCATGGGGTCTCTCCGTGTAAAGTCACCGCAGGTGAGTCATCGTATTTCAGAAGTGGATCGAGAAGCAGTTAAGTCTCATGTGAAAAAGACTGGAAGTCAGAAATGAAGCAAGGAAACTCATCACTGTG
The Falco cherrug isolate bFalChe1 chromosome 8, bFalChe1.pri, whole genome shotgun sequence DNA segment above includes these coding regions:
- the RNF14 gene encoding E3 ubiquitin-protein ligase RNF14, with protein sequence MSSEDKEAQEDELLALASIYDEDEFKRAESAQGGETRICLELPQNFKVFVSDSSPENLQSGGFEYTVCFLPPLVLNFELPPDYPSTSPPAFTLSGKWLSQAQLSALCKHLDNVWEENRGCVVLFAWMQFLKEETLNYLNISSPYELKLCCPGSGQSRTPLVPLDSEDSGGAAGCAAAKEEVIDARAVQDVESLSSLIREILDFDQAQRRKCFNSKMYLCNICFCEKLGSECMYFIECSHVYCKACLKDYFEIQIRDGQVRCLNCPEPKCSSVATPGQVKELVGEQLFARYDRLLLQSSLDLMADVVYCPRPGCQTPVMQEPGCTMGMCSCCNYAFCTLCRMTYHGVSPCKVTAEKLMELRNEYLEADEAGKRFLEQRYGKRVIQKALEEMESKEWLEKNSKSCPCCGTPIEKLDGCNKMTCTGCMQYFCWLCMGSLSRVNPYRHFNDPSSPCFNRLFQAMHIDGEFWEVEDQ